In Streptomyces sp. NBC_00683, the DNA window CGGAGCGGGAGCGCCACATTCTGCTCCGCGGTGAGCGCGGGCAGCAGATTGAAGGCCTGGAAGACGAATCCGATCCGTTCCCGGCGCAGCAGTGTCAGCTTCCGCTCGCTCAGTCCGGTCAGGTCCGTGTCGCCGAGGAACACCCGGCCGGCCGTCGGACGGTCGAGTCCGGCCGTGCACTGGAGCAGCGTCGACTTCCCGGAGCCGGACGGGCCCATGATCGCGGTGAAGGAGCCCCGGGGGATGGTCAGGCTGACAGCGTCGAGGGCGGTGACCGCGTCGGAATGCTTCCCGAAGGACCGGGTGACCGAGTCGAGCCTGACGGCGGTTGGCTGGTTCGTCATGCGTTCAAGTCAATCGGCGGCGTGCGGCGCACACATCGCAGCGAGGGGGAGTCTGCGGGGTGGAGCCAGCTCCACCTCCGGCCACCCGCCAGGTGGGTGGTGGGGTCCGGCCCGCGCTGTCTACCGTGCGCTCATGAGCTCCCTCACCCTCCGGCAGGCCCTTCGCCGGCGCCGCTACCTCCTGGGCGGCCGGCCCTGGCGCGCGGCGCTCTACCTGCTGAGCAGCGTCCCGATCGGTGCGGCCCTCCTCGCGTCGGTCGTGCTGCTCGCCGTGGTGGGCAGCGCGCTGACCCTCGTACTCGTCGGCGTCCTGCTCCTGCTGATGCTGGCCCTCATCGGCATTCCGGTGGCCGCGGTGGAACGGCGCAGGCTGCGGCTCATCGACCCCGTTCCCCTCGGCGATCCGCACCGGGCGCCCGCGCGCACCGGCCTGACGGCCTGGCTGCGCACCCGGCTCCGGGAGCAGGCCACCTGGCGGGAGTTCGGGTACGTGCTGCTGTTCGCCTTCGTGCTGTGGCCCCTGGAGGGGCTGGTGGTCGGCGCCGTACTGGCCGTCTGCGGCGGGCTGTTGGCGACGCCCGTCGTCATGGCCACCGTCACCGGCGGGGAGGAGGTGCGGGTCATGAAGCTCTGGCTGGCCGATTCGTACCCGCAGGCGTTCGCGCTGGCGCTCCTCGGGCTGGTGCTGCTGCCGCTGTTCGCCTACCCGCTGGGGTGGGCGGCCGCGGCGCGCGCCGCGCTGACCCGGACGCTGCTGTCCGCAGGGCCCGGCGGACTCGACAGCCGGCTGGAGGAGCTGGGGCGCTCCCGGATGCGGCTCGTCGACGCCTTCGAGGCGGAGCGCCGCCGGATCGAACGCGATCTGCACGACGGCGCCCAGCAGCGGCTCGTCGCCCTCTCGATGACGCTCGGACTGGCCAGGCTCGAAGCTCCCGCCGAGCCGCTGGGCAGCCTGCTGGCCAAGGCGCACGAGGAGGCGGGGGTGGCCCTCGTGGAGATCAGGGAACTCATCCGGGGCATCCACCCCCAGGTGCTCACCGACCGGGGCCTGGCCGCCGCGGTCGAGGACATCGCCGACCGCTCGGCCGTGCCGGTCGATGTGGACTTCGGGATTCCGGGCAGGTTTCCGCAAGCGGTGGAGACCGCGGTGTACTTCGCGGTCTGCGAGGCACTGGCGAACGTCGCCAAGCACAGCGGGGCGAGCCGGGCGCAGGTGACGGGCCGGACCGACGGGGAACAGCTGACCGTCGAGGTCCGGGACGACGGATCGGGCGGGGCCGGGACCGCGGGGGGCAGCGGCCTCCAGGGCGTGGCCGACCGCATCTCCGTGGTGGGCGGCCGACTGCTAATCTCCAGCCCGCCCGGCGGGCCGACAGTGTTCCGGCTGGACGTCCCCCGCTCCCCCGCCCACCTGGTCGAATGAGGGTCTGATGCTGCGTATCGTGCTGGCCGAGGACAGTGTGCTCCTGAGGGAGGGCCTCATCGGCCTGCTGGAGCGGTTCGGCCACCAGGTGGTGGCGGGTGCCGGCAGCGCCGACGAGCTCACCGAAGCGGTGACCGCGCACGCCCCGGACATCGTGGTGACGGATGTGCGGATGCCGCCGGGTTTCACGGACGAGGGGCTCCGAGCCGCGGTCGCCCTGCGCGAGGCCCGCCCGCAGCTGCCCGTCCTCGTCCTCAGCCAGTACGTCCAGCGGGCCTACGCCGAGGAGCTGCTCGACTCCTGCGACGGCCGGGGCGTGGGCTATCTGCTGAAGGAACGCGTCGGGAACGTCGAGGAGTTCGTCGATGCCCTCCAGCGGGTCGCGGACGGTGGCACCGTCGTCGACCCGGAGGTGGTGCGGCAGTTGCTCAGGCACCGCCGTGACCCGCTGTCCAGGCTCACCGCGCGGGAGCAGGAGGTGCTGGCCCTGATGGCCGAGGGCCGGTCGAACGCCTCGGTCGCCGAGGCGCTGACCGTCAGCGAAGGCACGGTCAGCAAGCACTTCGGCTCGATCCTCACGAAGCTCGATCTCTCCCTGACGGACGCGACGAACCGCCGCGTGCTGGCCGTGCTGGCCTATCTCCGGGGCTAGTTCGGATCAGGCCGGGCTCGCGGCGAGATCCCGTCAGCCCGCGAGCGCAGAGACCAGATCCGCCGCCTCGTCCAGCACCGCCGACTCCCGCGCGGAGAGCCGAGGATCCGCCGCTCGCCGTGCGGTGGCGCGGACCAGGGCGCAGGAGGGGACACCGCCGTCGTCCGCGAGCCGGGCCAGCATCGTCGCGAGCAGGACCCGGACGCGCTCACCGGCGGCGAACGACGGGTCGAGCGACACCTGGGCCAGGATCAGCGAGGACATCGCCCGGTCCAGGGCGGGCGGTCCCTCGCCGGCCGTGCTCCAGTCGATCACCACGGCGCCCTGCGGAGTCAGCATCACGTTCTCCGGATGCAGATCCAGGTGGAGGATCCGGTCCTCGGGATCCTGGGAGAGCCGGGGCGGGATCGCGTGCAGGTCCCGCAGCAGCCGTGCCAGCAGCTCGCCCCCCTCGGCCTCGGTGAGCGTGCCCGCCAGAAGTGCCTCGGCCATGGTCGGCCCGGTCAGCCGCTGCATCACCAGGTCCGTGGGCAGTGCCGTCCCGGACGGCGGGCCGATGCGCGGGACGGGGAACCCGGAAGCCGAGAGGTACGACATCACGGCCAGCTCCGCGGTGGCGTCGGCGCCGTCGCGGTAGCGGCGAAGGACCCAGGACTCGTCGAGTGCGTACACATCGGCGGTGCGTCCTGAGCCCAGAAGATGGCCTATGTGCATGGGGGAAACCTACCCGGGCCGCCGCGCGAGGGGGAGTCACCAGCGCATACGGACATCCTCGGCCCAGCCGAGGAGCTGCGTCACGGCGATCTCGGTGCCGTCGTCGGTCCGGACCCGGCCGTTGTAGTGGCCGAAGCACTGGTCGGTGCGGTTGGCGATCAGTCCGACGTCCGTGTGGGTGGACCGGTTGTGGAACGGGGTGAACGTCAGGTCCACCTGGCCGGACGACGCCGTACGGACGGTCCAGGGGGAGAGGGGATCGGAGGCGGACCAGTGCCAGTCCAGCTCCTCGCCGATCTTGGTGAGCCGGCCGTCCACGCACAGGCCGTTCTCGGTGGAAACCGTCCCCGCCGTCCAGCGGCCGCCGAACTGGAGGCCCAGCGTGCGCCCGTCCGTACGGCCGGACGCGGCACCCCAGTTCCAGTCGACCGCGCGCGGCCAGCGGCCCCGGCCGTGGTCCAGGACGGCCCAGGTGTCGCTGTCGGCCGCGTTCTTCGTCCGGGACGCGCCGAACTCCAGGATCTCGGAGCCGATACGGACCCGGCCCGCGGCGGGGAGCGCGGTGTGCTTGGAGGTGTACTGGAAGCGCTGTTCGCTCCACGGCACGACGACGGAGAGCGATTCGTGCCCCGCCGGCCGCGAGACGAGGATGTCGACTTCCAGCGGCAGCCGGTCGCGGGTCAGGCAGCGGGCCCGCAGCCGGGTGCCGGCGTTCTCGTCGCGGATCTCGATCCGCACCTTGCCGCCGCTCGGCCGGGCGGGTCCGACGACCACGTCCTCGGAGCCCGGCGCCCCCGCGACGGTGTCCGGCAGATGGACCCCACGGCCGGCGGGGACGATCGAGGAGCACTCGAACTCGCGGCCCCGGGGCCCGTACTCCAGCACGTAGACCGCGTTCAGCGCCAGGAAGTCGAGGTCGCTCACGGTCAGCGCCACCAGGTGGGTGGGCGTGGTCACGCACCAGTACTCCCACCGCTTGGTCCGGCCCCAGCCGCGCAGATTGGCCCGGTGTAGCGGCTGCCTGGACCAGCCGACCGCTGCCGGATTCAGCTTGCCGTCGGGCAGGCAGAGGTCGACGGGCTCGGTGATCTCGTGCTCGTGCGTCGCCATGGGCGGAGCCTATAGCGGGCGCCGGACCGTACTCCGGTACGGCTCGGGGCGCGCTCGCGGGCACCCCATAACGCGATGGGAGGGGGCGGACGGGATCTCCTCGGCAGACGTGTGACGCGGCTACGTTTCCGGCAGTTCCCCACCCCCACAGCGCCCTGCACCCGAGGGCTCGACATCCCTTACCCCAAGGAGAGTTACGTGGAGAGAACCATGCTCCGCAGACGCGCACTCACCGCAGGTACCGCCGCCCTGGCGGTGGGCGCGCTCGCCCTCGCAGGCCTGACCGGTGTCGCATCGGCGGACCCGGCCGGCACCACCACCACCGTCCGGGCCGAGGCACCCGGCACCCTCCCGCCCGGGCTGATCAAGGCCCTGCAGCGGGACCTCGGCCTCGACGCCGGCGAGGCAGCCGCCCGGACCGGCAACGAGTACCGGGCGGCCACCATCGCCGCAGGGCTGGAGAAGTCCCTCGGCGCCAGCTTCGCCGGAGCCCGGGTGAGCGGTGACGGCGCGGCTCTCACCGTCGCCACCACCGACGCCTCCGAAGCCGCCCGGATCACCGGGGCCGGCGCCGACGCCGAAGTCGTCGGCCACAGCCTCGACCGCCTCGAAGCAGCCAAGGCCGCCCTCGACGAGGCGGCTCGGAACGCCACCCCCAAGGGTGTGCCTTCCTGGTACGTCGATGTGCGCACCAACCGGGTCGTCGTCAACGCGGCCGACACCTCCGCGGCGGACACCTTCCTCACCGCCGCGGGGGTCTCCCGTTCCGTGGTGAAGGTCAACCGGTCCGGCGAGCGGCCCCGTGCCCTCGCGGACCTGCGCGGCGGCGACGCGTACTACATGAACGGCTCGGGCCGCTGCTCCATAGGCTTCCCGGTGAAGCGCGGCACACAGAACGGTTTCGTCACCGCCGGGCACTGCGGCAGGGCCGGAACGACGACCAACGGCGTCAACCAGCAGGCCCAGGGCTCCTTCCAGGCCTCCACCTTCCCCGGCCGCGACTACGCCTGGGTCGCCACCAACGCCAACTGGACCCCGCGCGCCCTGGTCAACGGATACGGCCGGGGAGACGTGACCGTGGCCGGTTCCACCGAGATGCTCGAAGGCTCCTCGGTCTGCCGCTCCGGATCGACGACCGGCTGGCACTGCGGCACGATCCAGCAGCGCAACACCAGCGTCACCTATCCCGAGGGGACCATCTCCCCGGTGACCCGGACGAGTGTGTGCGCCGAACCCGGCGACTCCGGCGGCTCGTTCATCTCCGGCAGCCAGGCCCAGGGGGTCACGTCCGGCGGCTCCGGCAACTGCTCCTCGGGCGGCACGACGTACTTCCAGCCGGTCAACGCCGCGCTCCAGGTCTACGGGCTGACCCTGATGACCAGCGGTACGCCGACGGACCCGCCCACCGACCCGACGGACCCGCCGACCGAGCCGGGCGGCACCTGGGCGGCAGGGACCACCTACGCGGCCGGCGCCACGGTCACGTACGGCGGTGCCGGCTACCGCTGCCTGCAGGGCCACCAGGCCCAGGCGGGCTGGCAGCCGCCGAACGTGCCCGCGCTCTGGCAGCGCCTCTGATCCGGCGCCACCACGCCCGTCCTCTCGCCCCCCCGATCCGCTTCCCCGTTCCGCTTCCCCGTTCAGAGGAACTCCGAGGAATCAGCCATGACTCCAGAAGCCCCCGACGGCACCCCCGGCGACCGCCGGATCAGCCGCAAGAGCCTCCTGAAAGCGGCCGTTGCCGCGAGCGCGGCCCCACTGATCGCGGGCGGCGGTGTCGCTCTCGCCCGTGACACCGGTTCCGCAGGGAGCCCCTTGGCCCCCACTCCCGCCTGCGACGACGGGGACGACCCGACCCCGCCGCAAATGGAGGGCCCGTACTTCAAGCCCGCCTCACCCCTGCGTACCGTCCTGGTGACACCGAGCACCCCGGGTACCCCGCTCACGGTGAGCGGTTACGTCTTCGGCCGGGCCTGCAGGCCGGTCGCCGGAGTGCTGCTCGACTTCTGGCAGGCCGACGCCAACGGGGCGTACGACATGCGGGGGTTCGCCTTCCGCGGCCACCAGTTCACCGGTGCGGACGGCTCCTTCACGCTCACCACCGTGGTGGCGGGCCTGTATCCGGGGCGTACCCGGCACATCCACGTGAAGGCCCAGGCACCCGGCCGGCCCGTGCTGACCACCCAGCTGTACTTCCCCGGTGAGCCGCGCAACAGCACGGATCCCCTCTACGATCCGGCGCTGCTGATGAACGTCCGCACCGTCGGATCCGGGAGACAGGGCACGTTCGACTTCGTACTCGACGTCGACCAGCAGCCGGATCCGACCGATCCGCCGACGGACCCGCCGACCGGCTCCCCCGGTACGTGGGCGGTCGGGACCTCCTACCGTGCCGGGGACGGCGTCACGTACGACGGTGTGGCCTATCGCTGCCTCCAGGCACACTCGGCCATGGCCGGGTGGGAACCGCCGCGGGTCCCCGCGCTGTGGGAACGCGGGTAGATACGCGGCAGAGGCCAGGACCGGGATCCCGGTCCTGGCCGTCCGGCTTTCCTGCACCGGGAACAGCCGGCGGCCCGGCAGGAACGGCCGCTACTTGGCGTCGGAGTACCGCTCGACGACAGCCGTCGTGAACGGGAACCGCACCGGCGTCTCACCGAACGCGATCCGTCCGGCCAGTTCCCCCGCCGCCCGGATCGCGTCCACCACCCCGGGCGCCTCGTCGGCAGGGCAGTGCACGATCACCTCGTCGTGCTGGAAGAAGACCAGCTCGGCCCGCATGCGACCGGTGGCCAGCGTCTGCCGCAGCGCCGCCAGGAGCAGCAGCGCCCAGTCCGCGGCGCTGCCCTGGACGACGAAATTGCGCGTGAAGCGGCCACGGGCCCGGGTGTTGGACGACGCGTACCCCGGGACGAACCCGTACTCGCCGGAGCTCTCCCCGGCCGGCGGTTCCTCGCTCTCCTGCGGGATGCCCGCCTCCTCGTCCTCGCCGGCCCCCGCCGCCGGCGGGCTCGTCCGGCCCAGCCACGTACGGACGAGGCGGCCCTCCTCGCCCGCCTTCGCCGCGTCGTCGACGTAGGCGACGGCGTGCGGGAACCGTCGTCTCAGC includes these proteins:
- a CDS encoding sensor histidine kinase → MSSLTLRQALRRRRYLLGGRPWRAALYLLSSVPIGAALLASVVLLAVVGSALTLVLVGVLLLLMLALIGIPVAAVERRRLRLIDPVPLGDPHRAPARTGLTAWLRTRLREQATWREFGYVLLFAFVLWPLEGLVVGAVLAVCGGLLATPVVMATVTGGEEVRVMKLWLADSYPQAFALALLGLVLLPLFAYPLGWAAAARAALTRTLLSAGPGGLDSRLEELGRSRMRLVDAFEAERRRIERDLHDGAQQRLVALSMTLGLARLEAPAEPLGSLLAKAHEEAGVALVEIRELIRGIHPQVLTDRGLAAAVEDIADRSAVPVDVDFGIPGRFPQAVETAVYFAVCEALANVAKHSGASRAQVTGRTDGEQLTVEVRDDGSGGAGTAGGSGLQGVADRISVVGGRLLISSPPGGPTVFRLDVPRSPAHLVE
- a CDS encoding response regulator transcription factor, translating into MLRIVLAEDSVLLREGLIGLLERFGHQVVAGAGSADELTEAVTAHAPDIVVTDVRMPPGFTDEGLRAAVALREARPQLPVLVLSQYVQRAYAEELLDSCDGRGVGYLLKERVGNVEEFVDALQRVADGGTVVDPEVVRQLLRHRRDPLSRLTAREQEVLALMAEGRSNASVAEALTVSEGTVSKHFGSILTKLDLSLTDATNRRVLAVLAYLRG
- a CDS encoding phosphotransferase, which produces MHIGHLLGSGRTADVYALDESWVLRRYRDGADATAELAVMSYLSASGFPVPRIGPPSGTALPTDLVMQRLTGPTMAEALLAGTLTEAEGGELLARLLRDLHAIPPRLSQDPEDRILHLDLHPENVMLTPQGAVVIDWSTAGEGPPALDRAMSSLILAQVSLDPSFAAGERVRVLLATMLARLADDGGVPSCALVRATARRAADPRLSARESAVLDEAADLVSALAG
- a CDS encoding DUF2804 domain-containing protein codes for the protein MATHEHEITEPVDLCLPDGKLNPAAVGWSRQPLHRANLRGWGRTKRWEYWCVTTPTHLVALTVSDLDFLALNAVYVLEYGPRGREFECSSIVPAGRGVHLPDTVAGAPGSEDVVVGPARPSGGKVRIEIRDENAGTRLRARCLTRDRLPLEVDILVSRPAGHESLSVVVPWSEQRFQYTSKHTALPAAGRVRIGSEILEFGASRTKNAADSDTWAVLDHGRGRWPRAVDWNWGAASGRTDGRTLGLQFGGRWTAGTVSTENGLCVDGRLTKIGEELDWHWSASDPLSPWTVRTASSGQVDLTFTPFHNRSTHTDVGLIANRTDQCFGHYNGRVRTDDGTEIAVTQLLGWAEDVRMRW
- a CDS encoding alpha-lytic protease prodomain-containing protein, coding for MERTMLRRRALTAGTAALAVGALALAGLTGVASADPAGTTTTVRAEAPGTLPPGLIKALQRDLGLDAGEAAARTGNEYRAATIAAGLEKSLGASFAGARVSGDGAALTVATTDASEAARITGAGADAEVVGHSLDRLEAAKAALDEAARNATPKGVPSWYVDVRTNRVVVNAADTSAADTFLTAAGVSRSVVKVNRSGERPRALADLRGGDAYYMNGSGRCSIGFPVKRGTQNGFVTAGHCGRAGTTTNGVNQQAQGSFQASTFPGRDYAWVATNANWTPRALVNGYGRGDVTVAGSTEMLEGSSVCRSGSTTGWHCGTIQQRNTSVTYPEGTISPVTRTSVCAEPGDSGGSFISGSQAQGVTSGGSGNCSSGGTTYFQPVNAALQVYGLTLMTSGTPTDPPTDPTDPPTEPGGTWAAGTTYAAGATVTYGGAGYRCLQGHQAQAGWQPPNVPALWQRL
- a CDS encoding carbohydrate-binding protein — encoded protein: MTPEAPDGTPGDRRISRKSLLKAAVAASAAPLIAGGGVALARDTGSAGSPLAPTPACDDGDDPTPPQMEGPYFKPASPLRTVLVTPSTPGTPLTVSGYVFGRACRPVAGVLLDFWQADANGAYDMRGFAFRGHQFTGADGSFTLTTVVAGLYPGRTRHIHVKAQAPGRPVLTTQLYFPGEPRNSTDPLYDPALLMNVRTVGSGRQGTFDFVLDVDQQPDPTDPPTDPPTGSPGTWAVGTSYRAGDGVTYDGVAYRCLQAHSAMAGWEPPRVPALWERG